The Solanum pennellii chromosome 11, SPENNV200 genome contains a region encoding:
- the LOC107003045 gene encoding DNA replication complex GINS protein SLD5, producing the protein MDSGDASGYSAGVDDDYESLLSTTDAELLKRAWRNEKAAPEILQHETALVQRSREQIQLMEETVEEFSKNGVDPLTLSLYQMDLDRTLFLLRSYLRTRLQKIENYAFHIQKNTDLWNRLSKQEQKFAERCIDDTEQHLDQSVLSKLPHGFKSHLKQSSLSLADDMVPEPQLDQYVICRSKKFLGSFQLDDSGEEPVNIEANDLYALPYKSIKPLVESGQIDLV; encoded by the exons ATGGATTCAGGTGATGCATCTGGATATTCAGCTGGGGTGGACGATGATTATGAGTCTTTACTTTCAACGACTGATGCAGAGCTCTTAAAACGAGCATGGCGGAATGAAAAGGCTGCTCCTGAAATTCTTCAACATGAGACTGCTTTGGTTCAAAGATCCAGAGAACAAATTCAATTGATG GAAGAAACAGTAGaggaattttcaaaaaatggtGTTGATCCACTCACTTTATCTCTTTACCAGATGGACCTCGATAGAACTCTATTTCTATTAAGATCATACTTAAGAACCCGTCTCCAAAAG ATCGAAAATTATGCATTTCACATACAAAAAAATACTGACTTATGGAATCGTCTCTCTAAACAAGAGCAGAAATTTGCTGAAAG GTGTATTGACGACACGGAGCAACATCTAGATCAATCTGTTCTCTCAAAGTTGCCTCATGGCTTCAAGTCCCACTTGAAGCAATCTTCACTAAGTTTGGCAGATGACATGG TTCCTGAGCCGCAGCTAGATCAATATGTCATCTGCAGAAGCAAGAAGTTTTTAGGATCTTTTCAGCTTGATGATAG TGGGGAAGAACCAGTGAACATTGAAGCCAATGATTTGTATGCTCTACCTTACAAGTCTATAAAGCCACTTGTGGAGAGTGGGCAGATTGATCTGGTATGA
- the LOC107004030 gene encoding extensin-2-like, producing MASSLPHLVWFVAILLISNSVEASHKPYSWRKYYSYKSAPTSTPNPDKSPGQSSPSPQLSSSDYYISSPPSPLGWFSPQPSLVPSPTPTSSPLSPSPNDFSSPPSPSKWAWEPSPSYTISPQSSTVLTPSNPDQSPPSPTEWFSPRASPVPSPAILSLSPSPSPSRWAPSPYSYSWEPSPSYTTSPQSSPVLAPSNPDQSPPSPIEWFSPRPSQVPSPAISALSPSPSPSRWAPSPYSYSWEPSPSYTTSPQSSPVLAPSNPDQSPPSPIQWFSPRPSPVPSTVTSPLSPSPYDNSSPPSPSEWAPSPQSSVVPVPAPAPLYSPPPYYYKSTPPPSPSPPPPYYYNSPPPPSPSPPPPYVYKSPPPPSSPPPPPYYYNSPPPPSPSPPPPYYYNSPPPPSY from the coding sequence ATGGCTTCTTCTTTGCCACATCTTGTATGGTTTGTGGCTATACTTTTGATATCCAATAGTGTAGAAGCAAGTCATAAACCTTATTCATGGAGAAAATACTATAGTTACAAGTCAGCACCAACGTCTACGCCTAACCCTGACAAGTCACCAGGTCAATCATCTCCATCACCACAACTATCATCCTCAGATTATTACATTTCTAGTCCACCATCACCTTTAGGGTGGTTCTCTCCTCAACCCTCACTAGTGCCTTCACCTACACCAACCTCATCACCACTATCGCCGTCTCCAAATGATTTTAGTTCCCCTCCCTCACCTTCAAAATGGGCATGGGAACCATCTCCTAGTTATACGATATCTCCTCAATCATCGACTGTACTTACACCTTCTAATCCTGACCAGTCTCCACCATCACCTACAGAATGGTTCTCTCCTCGAGCTTCCCCAGTGCCTTCACCAGCTATATTATCACTATCACCATCACCCTCACCTTCAAGATGGGCCCCATCCCCATATTCCTATTCATGGGAACCATCTCCTAGTTATACGACATCTCCTCAATCATCGCCTGTACTTGCACCATCTAATCCTGACCAGTCCCCGCCATCACCTATAGAATGGTTCTCTCCTCGACCTTCCCAAGTGCCTTCACCGGCTATATCGGCACTATCACCATCACCCTCACCTTCAAGATGGGCCCCATCCCCATATTCCTATTCATGGGAACCATCTCCTAGTTATACGACATCTCCTCAATCATCGCCTGTACTTGCACCATCTAATCCTGACCAGTCCCCACCATCACCTATCCAATGGTTCTCTCCTCGACCTTCCCCAGTGCCTTCAACAGTTACATCACCACTATCACCATCACCTTATGATAACAGTTCACCACCCTCGCCTTCAGAATGGGCACCATCTCCTCAGTCATCGGTTGTACCTGTACCTGCACCTGCACCTTTGTATTCACCACCACCATACTACTATAAATCTACACCTCCTCCATCACCATCTCCCCCTCCTCCTTATTACTATAACTCTCCTCCCCCACCATcaccttctcctcctcctccatACGTTTACAagtcaccaccaccaccatctTCACCTCCACCTCCTCCATATTACTACAATTCACCACCGCCACCATCTCCATCCCCTCCTCCTCCATATTACTACAATTCACCACCACCTCCATCTTactaa